In Thermosynechococcus sichuanensis E542, a single genomic region encodes these proteins:
- a CDS encoding molybdopterin-dependent oxidoreductase: MATPQVGSLAVQSSRYLCYYRNTSESVQQISLSNQPTWQRVVFPGQQLLFHGDATADLIITSEEGVSRCSCESLRVEEKSRSIPEPTTPVSSLCPYCGVGCGLEAVPQGKGTYKVRGDRQHPSSQGMVCVKGATILESLDRDRLAYPLWREQLDQPFTVISWDEALTRLVERLQWVRREQGADAICMYGSGQFQTEDYYVAQKLMKGCLGTNNFDANSRLCMSSAVSAYMASFGADGPPCCYDDLEATDCAFLIGTNTAECHPIVFNRLRNHHKRDRRVKLIVVDPRRTPTAEVADLHLAIRPGTDIDLLHGIGHLLLEWGHIDAEFIEECTEGFAEYVKLLAAHTPEWVAQRCGIAQSDLEQAARYWGHAQAVLSLWSMGINQSAEGTAKARCLINLHLLTGQIGRPGSGPFSLTGQPNAMGGREAGGLSHLLPGYRQVTNPQHRQEVEDFWGLPRGQISDRPGRTAWQIVEGLEKGEVGLLWIAATNPAVSFPHLERAKAAFLKSPFTVYQDAYFPTETAAYAHLILPAAQWSEKTGVMTNSERRVTLAPAFRSPPGVARPDWEIFAEVGRRLGYGHLFQFADAAAVYAEFVQLTAGRPCDQSGLSHERLARLGALQWPCPAGMSDEEARQPKRLYTDWRFHTPNQRAHFCLAHSQGVAEPTDHIYSFILTTGRLYGHWHTQSRTGRIAKIQKMHPEPFVEMHPEDAANLHVKEGDWVEVRSRRGQVCLPVILTKAIRPGTLFVPMHWGFLFADSGEANQLTHPIACPVSKQPELKACAVQVLPLKLRQTPYTPTVQESGIALRP, encoded by the coding sequence ATGGCTACGCCGCAGGTTGGCTCACTGGCAGTTCAGTCCAGTCGTTACCTCTGCTACTACCGTAATACCAGTGAGAGTGTTCAGCAAATTAGCCTCTCAAATCAGCCGACTTGGCAACGGGTGGTGTTTCCGGGGCAGCAGCTTTTGTTCCATGGCGATGCCACAGCAGATCTGATCATTACTTCCGAGGAAGGGGTGAGCCGCTGTTCCTGTGAGTCACTGCGGGTAGAGGAAAAAAGCCGTTCGATCCCTGAACCCACCACCCCCGTGTCGTCCCTGTGTCCCTACTGTGGCGTGGGCTGTGGCCTAGAAGCCGTGCCCCAAGGTAAGGGCACCTATAAAGTTCGCGGCGATCGCCAGCATCCCTCATCCCAGGGCATGGTCTGTGTGAAGGGAGCAACCATTTTGGAGTCCCTCGATCGCGATCGCTTGGCCTATCCCCTTTGGCGGGAACAACTGGATCAACCCTTTACGGTGATTTCTTGGGATGAAGCCCTGACTCGTCTTGTGGAACGCCTGCAATGGGTGCGGCGTGAGCAGGGAGCCGATGCTATTTGTATGTACGGTTCGGGGCAATTTCAAACCGAGGACTACTACGTGGCACAAAAGCTCATGAAAGGTTGCCTCGGTACCAATAACTTTGATGCCAATTCCCGGCTGTGTATGTCCTCGGCGGTGTCAGCCTACATGGCCAGCTTCGGTGCTGATGGCCCCCCCTGCTGCTACGACGACTTGGAAGCCACTGACTGTGCTTTCCTTATCGGCACCAATACCGCTGAGTGCCATCCTATTGTCTTTAATCGCCTGCGCAATCACCACAAGCGCGATCGCCGCGTCAAGCTAATTGTTGTCGATCCGCGGCGCACGCCGACAGCGGAAGTGGCGGATCTGCACCTTGCCATTCGTCCCGGCACAGATATTGACCTGCTCCACGGCATTGGCCATCTGCTGTTGGAATGGGGACACATAGACGCTGAGTTTATTGAGGAGTGTACTGAAGGCTTTGCTGAGTATGTGAAGCTGCTGGCGGCCCACACGCCAGAATGGGTGGCGCAACGTTGTGGCATTGCTCAAAGCGATCTAGAGCAGGCGGCTCGCTACTGGGGTCATGCCCAAGCAGTACTCTCCCTCTGGTCTATGGGCATCAATCAGTCCGCTGAAGGAACTGCCAAAGCCCGCTGTCTCATTAACCTGCACTTGCTCACGGGGCAGATTGGCCGTCCGGGGAGTGGTCCTTTTTCACTGACAGGACAACCCAACGCTATGGGAGGTCGCGAAGCTGGGGGTCTAAGCCATCTGTTGCCGGGCTATCGCCAAGTCACGAATCCCCAGCACCGCCAAGAGGTGGAAGACTTTTGGGGACTGCCGCGCGGTCAGATTAGCGATCGCCCGGGTCGCACGGCGTGGCAAATTGTCGAGGGCTTAGAAAAGGGAGAAGTAGGTTTGCTGTGGATTGCCGCCACCAATCCTGCGGTCAGTTTTCCCCATTTAGAGCGTGCCAAGGCGGCCTTTCTCAAGTCTCCCTTTACCGTCTATCAGGATGCCTACTTCCCGACTGAAACGGCGGCCTATGCCCATCTGATTTTGCCGGCGGCGCAATGGAGTGAAAAAACAGGTGTCATGACCAACTCTGAACGCCGTGTGACTCTTGCCCCTGCTTTTCGCTCGCCCCCCGGTGTTGCCCGTCCTGACTGGGAAATTTTTGCCGAAGTGGGTCGCCGCTTGGGATATGGGCACCTCTTCCAGTTTGCCGATGCTGCTGCTGTCTATGCCGAATTTGTCCAGCTTACGGCTGGTCGCCCCTGCGATCAATCGGGTCTCAGCCATGAACGCCTTGCTCGTTTAGGTGCTTTGCAGTGGCCCTGTCCAGCAGGGATGAGTGATGAAGAAGCCCGCCAACCGAAGCGCCTTTACACTGACTGGCGATTTCACACCCCCAATCAACGGGCACATTTTTGCCTTGCCCACAGTCAGGGTGTGGCCGAACCTACCGATCACATCTATAGCTTTATCCTGACGACGGGTCGTCTCTACGGTCACTGGCACACCCAAAGCCGTACCGGTCGCATTGCCAAAATCCAAAAAATGCACCCCGAGCCCTTTGTGGAAATGCACCCCGAGGATGCTGCAAACTTGCATGTCAAAGAGGGGGATTGGGTAGAGGTGCGATCGCGCCGAGGTCAAGTGTGCCTGCCTGTCATTCTCACCAAAGCCATTCGACCCGGGACGCTCTTTGTGCCCATGCACTGGGGTTTCCTTTTTGCCGATAGCGGTGAAGCCAATCAGCTCACCCATCCTATTGCCTGTCCAGTCTCAAAGCAGCCAGAACTCAAAGCCTGTGCAGTGCAAGTGTTGCCCCTGAAGTTGCGGCAGACGCCCTATACGCCCACGGTACAGGAAAGCGGCATTGCCCTCAGGCCATAA
- a CDS encoding nitrate reductase associated protein has protein sequence MSHFFEFEAEFTASLRCIPMIVRYKLDLCGVKLKLLHWHQLSQEQRQWLVVTPCDTPEAQAIYRQQLRDWVTHNHGTPPSDLELPQSYPWEITTEVPETVQQQLTKVPHHSLTVEKWAALTPLQRFALVKLSQPGHENRNFWPALQEFGLA, from the coding sequence ATGTCCCACTTCTTTGAGTTTGAAGCTGAGTTCACGGCTTCATTGCGCTGCATTCCAATGATTGTCCGCTACAAGCTGGATCTGTGTGGAGTAAAGCTGAAACTGCTCCACTGGCACCAACTCTCGCAAGAACAACGGCAATGGCTGGTGGTGACTCCCTGTGACACCCCAGAAGCTCAGGCTATCTATCGCCAGCAACTGCGGGATTGGGTGACCCACAACCATGGAACGCCGCCAAGTGATCTGGAGCTGCCCCAATCCTATCCTTGGGAGATCACCACAGAAGTACCAGAGACCGTGCAGCAACAACTGACAAAGGTACCCCACCACAGCCTGACAGTGGAAAAATGGGCGGCTCTGACGCCTCTACAACGCTTTGCCCTTGTCAAGCTTAGCCAACCCGGTCACGAGAATCGCAATTTTTGGCCAGCATTGCAGGAATTTGGCCTAGCGTGA
- a CDS encoding putative sulfate/molybdate transporter, with amino-acid sequence MLRNWLRFNWQELSGSFGDLGTDLPLLVGIIMAAQLDSASVFTVFGIAQILTGVIYGLPMPMQPLKAMAVIVITQKLSGPILWAGGWMVGTMMLVLTLTGILTQLARWIPQPVVRGCQLGLGLSLASVALKTYLPRGDAFGYLLGAIGFLILLLLPKERGVPAGLLVVLLGVGVAISRVLADPELHLTVAWQLPHMQPLELQTLLPGLLMLALPQLPLSIANAVIATQQTAQDLFPDRPLSIRQIGLTYSLTNLILPFFGGVPLCHGCSGLAGHYALGARTGGAVVIYGSLYLVLGLFFGSSVDKLLEIFPLSILGVILLFEAWVLMSFIKDQAPIAENWMITLLVGAIALSVPQGFLVGTLVGTTLYYIGRKMPLQLS; translated from the coding sequence GTGTTGAGGAACTGGCTGCGCTTTAATTGGCAAGAACTCAGTGGTAGTTTTGGGGATTTGGGTACGGACTTGCCCCTATTGGTGGGGATCATCATGGCCGCCCAGTTGGATAGTGCTAGCGTCTTCACGGTGTTTGGCATAGCGCAAATTCTCACCGGGGTGATCTATGGCCTGCCCATGCCGATGCAACCCCTCAAGGCCATGGCTGTCATTGTGATAACGCAAAAACTCAGTGGCCCCATCCTTTGGGCGGGGGGGTGGATGGTGGGCACGATGATGCTGGTCTTGACGCTTACGGGCATTCTGACGCAACTGGCTCGTTGGATTCCCCAACCGGTGGTGCGCGGCTGTCAATTGGGTTTGGGACTGTCTTTGGCCTCCGTTGCCCTCAAGACCTATCTACCCAGGGGTGATGCCTTTGGTTATCTCCTCGGTGCTATCGGCTTTTTAATCTTGCTGCTACTGCCGAAGGAACGGGGAGTACCCGCAGGACTACTGGTGGTGTTGCTGGGCGTGGGCGTGGCCATTAGCCGTGTCTTGGCTGATCCAGAATTGCACTTAACTGTTGCTTGGCAGCTTCCCCACATGCAGCCTTTAGAACTTCAGACCTTGCTTCCTGGACTCCTGATGTTGGCACTGCCGCAGTTGCCGCTGTCGATCGCCAATGCAGTGATTGCAACCCAGCAAACTGCCCAAGATCTCTTTCCCGATCGCCCCCTCTCGATTCGCCAAATTGGCCTTACGTATAGCCTCACCAACCTGATCCTACCCTTCTTTGGTGGCGTGCCCCTCTGCCATGGTTGTAGTGGCTTGGCTGGGCATTATGCCCTCGGTGCCCGCACGGGTGGGGCAGTGGTGATCTATGGCAGCCTCTACCTTGTGTTGGGTCTCTTCTTTGGCTCCAGTGTTGATAAACTGCTGGAAATTTTTCCCCTCTCGATTTTGGGGGTGATTCTGTTGTTTGAAGCGTGGGTATTGATGAGCTTTATCAAAGACCAAGCCCCCATTGCCGAAAATTGGATGATTACCCTCCTCGTCGGGGCGATCGCCCTCAGTGTGCCCCAAGGTTTCTTAGTGGGCACCCTTGTTGGTACAACCCTGTACTACATCGGCAGAAAAATGCCACTGCAACTGTCTTAG
- a CDS encoding anthranilate phosphoribosyltransferase family protein, producing the protein MSPLFRDLLKKVGSGAHTHKDLTRAEAALALQLMLEQVATPAQIGAFLIAHRIKRPTPEEMAGMLDTYNELGPKIPAVEMSDPVMILSQPYDGRDRTFPLSPLTALVLATAGVPVLQHGGDRMPTKEGVPLINLWRCLGVDWSTLTLEQTAHCLAQTGLGFVYLPRHFPAAQGLVPYREQIGKRPPIATLELIWNPYQGRSHIVAGFVHPPTETIIRDALYLHGIQEFTTVKGLEGSCDLPRERTAIIGLARNQDLPWQRLRLHPQDYGMGSSNVPWPEDTTTATKMMAAVLAAEEQPLTASVIWNSGFYLWQGGKADSLNSGLALSSELLRSGKVNQHLQKLQTILEKV; encoded by the coding sequence ATGAGTCCTCTCTTTCGTGATCTGCTCAAAAAAGTTGGCAGTGGTGCCCACACCCATAAAGATTTGACCCGTGCTGAGGCAGCCCTAGCGTTGCAACTAATGCTGGAACAGGTGGCAACGCCGGCGCAAATTGGCGCGTTTCTCATTGCCCATCGGATTAAGCGACCCACCCCAGAAGAGATGGCGGGTATGCTCGATACCTACAACGAGTTGGGGCCGAAAATTCCAGCGGTCGAGATGAGTGACCCAGTAATGATCCTCAGTCAGCCCTATGATGGTCGCGATCGCACATTTCCCCTCAGTCCTCTAACGGCATTGGTTTTAGCGACTGCTGGAGTGCCTGTGCTTCAACATGGGGGCGATCGCATGCCCACCAAGGAAGGTGTACCCCTCATTAATCTGTGGCGGTGCTTAGGAGTGGATTGGTCAACCCTGACCCTAGAACAAACTGCCCACTGCCTAGCGCAAACTGGACTAGGCTTTGTCTATCTGCCGCGTCATTTTCCCGCAGCCCAAGGGTTAGTGCCCTACCGTGAGCAAATTGGCAAACGTCCCCCCATTGCCACCTTGGAGTTAATCTGGAATCCCTATCAAGGGCGCAGTCATATAGTTGCGGGGTTTGTCCATCCGCCGACGGAAACCATCATCCGTGATGCCCTCTATCTCCACGGTATTCAGGAATTTACCACCGTCAAAGGTCTTGAAGGGAGTTGTGACTTGCCCCGCGAACGCACCGCCATTATTGGCCTCGCCCGTAATCAAGATCTGCCTTGGCAACGCCTGCGCCTGCATCCCCAAGATTATGGCATGGGCAGCAGCAATGTGCCTTGGCCAGAGGACACAACGACCGCTACAAAAATGATGGCTGCCGTTTTAGCCGCAGAGGAGCAGCCCCTCACTGCCTCCGTGATCTGGAATAGTGGATTTTATCTATGGCAGGGAGGCAAAGCCGATAGCCTCAATTCTGGACTCGCACTGAGTAGCGAACTTCTCCGCAGTGGTAAGGTAAACCAACACCTACAGAAATTGCAAACCATACTGGAGAAGGTCTAG
- a CDS encoding LysR family transcriptional regulator, translated as MRLDQLQSFLAVAETGSFQAAARRCGVTQPTISRQIQALEESLGIQLLHRSNRAKLTVAGDLFLRRAHRICQEWQAASAELKAMQNGQQQELCIAAIHSICRYFLPTLLPRFCQAFPQMQLRVTALGSDRALKVLQDGLVDLAIVMGDRHLFKQSEWVIEPLYSEAVQVLMAAEHPLAASETVTWQELARFPHVVFKDGYGMRRLVAEEFSRRGLHWQPALELNTPDAFVAVIRESEMLALLPRSALKDALHDPTLVIRNLTTPPPPRQVLAITTRDRLTLPPIAQLLTLIRQQAAHESSLS; from the coding sequence ATGCGGCTTGATCAGTTGCAATCCTTTTTGGCTGTTGCTGAGACAGGGAGTTTCCAAGCAGCAGCACGGCGGTGCGGGGTGACGCAGCCCACGATTAGTCGGCAAATCCAAGCCCTAGAAGAAAGTTTGGGAATTCAACTCTTGCATCGTTCCAATCGTGCCAAGTTGACAGTGGCCGGAGATCTCTTTTTGCGCCGTGCCCATCGCATCTGTCAGGAATGGCAGGCCGCTAGTGCTGAACTCAAAGCGATGCAAAATGGCCAGCAGCAGGAACTCTGTATTGCTGCGATTCACTCCATCTGCCGCTACTTTTTGCCCACGCTGTTGCCAAGGTTTTGTCAGGCCTTTCCCCAGATGCAGTTGCGGGTGACAGCTCTAGGGAGCGATCGCGCCCTCAAAGTGTTACAGGATGGTTTGGTAGATCTAGCGATTGTCATGGGCGATCGCCATCTCTTCAAACAGTCGGAATGGGTGATTGAACCCCTCTACAGTGAAGCGGTGCAAGTCCTGATGGCGGCTGAGCACCCCCTCGCAGCCAGTGAAACCGTGACTTGGCAAGAATTAGCCCGCTTTCCCCATGTGGTGTTTAAGGATGGCTATGGCATGCGCCGCTTAGTGGCCGAAGAATTTAGCCGTCGGGGTTTACATTGGCAACCAGCCCTTGAACTCAACACCCCCGATGCCTTTGTTGCTGTGATCCGCGAAAGTGAGATGCTGGCTTTGCTTCCCCGCTCGGCGCTGAAAGACGCACTCCACGATCCCACCCTAGTGATCCGCAATTTAACGACACCGCCGCCCCCGCGTCAAGTATTGGCCATTACTACCCGCGATCGCCTGACCTTACCCCCCATTGCCCAATTGCTCACCTTGATTCGCCAGCAGGCTGCCCATGAGTCCTCTCTTTCGTGA
- the cynS gene encoding cyanase translates to MIPEITVKLLKAKREKGLTFAELGQLIGQSEVFTAAVFYRQATATADQVQQLSKALELPESELVELMIYPVKGLGSTVPTDPLIYRFYEIIQVYGLPLKDVIQEKFGDGIMSAIDFTLDVEKIEDPAGARVKVIMNGKFLPYKKW, encoded by the coding sequence ATGATTCCAGAGATCACTGTCAAGCTACTAAAAGCCAAGCGGGAGAAGGGGCTGACTTTTGCTGAATTAGGTCAACTGATTGGTCAAAGTGAAGTATTCACAGCAGCAGTTTTTTATCGTCAAGCGACTGCTACAGCCGACCAAGTCCAACAATTATCAAAAGCCCTAGAACTTCCAGAATCAGAATTGGTTGAACTAATGATTTATCCCGTTAAGGGCTTAGGTTCTACAGTGCCCACCGATCCCTTGATATACCGCTTTTACGAAATCATACAAGTCTATGGCCTACCCCTCAAGGACGTTATTCAAGAGAAATTTGGTGATGGAATCATGAGTGCGATTGATTTCACACTAGATGTTGAAAAGATAGAGGATCCCGCGGGTGCAAGGGTTAAAGTGATCATGAATGGTAAGTTCCTACCTTATAAAAAGTGGTAG
- a CDS encoding molybdenum cofactor biosynthesis protein MoaE: protein MVIKQFSLANAPLEPAQLWQPLANLSAGAFVSFEGWVRNHNHGKIVTALEYEVYPALALKEGEQILTEAIEKFDLLGAIASHRYGKLTLGEIAVWVGVTAPHRKQAFAGAAYIIDEIKHRLPIWKKEYYLDEPATWVYCREHHHYGLFEEAK, encoded by the coding sequence ATGGTGATCAAGCAGTTTTCCCTAGCCAATGCTCCCCTAGAGCCAGCCCAGTTATGGCAGCCCCTTGCCAATTTGAGCGCTGGTGCCTTTGTCAGTTTTGAGGGCTGGGTGCGCAATCATAACCACGGCAAGATCGTCACTGCCTTGGAATATGAGGTTTATCCCGCCTTGGCTCTCAAAGAAGGGGAGCAAATTCTAACAGAAGCCATTGAAAAATTTGACCTACTGGGGGCGATCGCTAGCCATCGCTACGGAAAACTGACCCTTGGAGAGATTGCCGTGTGGGTGGGGGTTACTGCCCCTCATCGCAAACAAGCCTTTGCTGGTGCCGCCTATATCATTGACGAGATTAAACACCGCTTACCCATTTGGAAAAAGGAATACTACCTAGATGAGCCAGCCACTTGGGTCTATTGCCGTGAGCATCACCATTACGGTCTGTTTGAGGAGGCAAAGTGA
- a CDS encoding MoaD/ThiS family protein codes for MSDVPKTVYLRYFAQLREQSQCEEEERVTTAQTYGELYQELKAQYGFTLDLAHVKVAANDTFMGLDHPLRAGDKVVFIPPVAGG; via the coding sequence ATGTCCGACGTGCCTAAAACAGTCTATCTACGCTATTTTGCTCAGTTGCGGGAGCAGAGCCAGTGCGAAGAGGAGGAGCGAGTGACCACTGCCCAAACCTATGGCGAGCTATACCAAGAACTGAAGGCGCAGTATGGGTTTACTCTTGATCTAGCTCATGTTAAGGTGGCGGCGAATGATACGTTTATGGGACTGGATCACCCCCTACGAGCTGGAGATAAAGTCGTCTTTATTCCCCCTGTTGCCGGGGGCTAG
- the moaC gene encoding cyclic pyranopterin monophosphate synthase MoaC: protein MLSHINENQQPQMVDISEKAVSDRRAVAEALIELPPVFQAYVQGGDLFLKKGPVVQTAIIAGTMAVKRTAEAIPFCHALSITSCHFETDIESRESGLHIRLRCEVKTRDRTGVEMESLHGVAIAALTIYDMAKALSPHIVIRDVRLLAKSGGKKTLSQYPLYGLVLTGGQSQRMGQAKALLDYYGEPHAQYLYNLLAQSCEQVFLSAQPNQWQGTPLADLPTLTDTLPQIGPIAGILTALRAYPQVNWLVVACDLPYLTLETLAPLLHHYREDVVATCYHHPQEGFPEPLCAIYTPQALPVFEAAYAEGIYCPVKILQRSPCQRITPPQPTITANINTPEDYLEALHHVRRA, encoded by the coding sequence ATGCTCTCCCACATTAATGAAAACCAACAACCCCAAATGGTGGACATTAGCGAGAAGGCCGTGAGCGATCGCCGCGCCGTTGCAGAAGCCCTCATTGAATTGCCACCGGTCTTTCAGGCCTATGTGCAAGGAGGAGATCTCTTTCTCAAGAAAGGACCTGTGGTGCAAACGGCGATTATTGCCGGCACAATGGCGGTAAAACGCACCGCTGAAGCGATTCCCTTTTGCCATGCACTGTCGATTACCAGTTGTCACTTTGAGACGGATATTGAGTCCCGAGAGAGTGGCCTACACATTCGTCTGCGCTGTGAGGTGAAAACCCGCGATCGCACCGGGGTGGAAATGGAAAGCCTCCATGGGGTGGCGATCGCAGCCCTGACAATCTACGACATGGCCAAAGCCCTCAGCCCCCACATTGTGATTCGCGATGTGCGCCTGCTAGCCAAAAGTGGCGGCAAGAAAACCCTCAGCCAATATCCCCTCTATGGGCTTGTGCTCACGGGTGGCCAAAGTCAGCGAATGGGTCAGGCCAAAGCCCTTCTAGACTACTACGGCGAACCCCATGCCCAGTACCTCTACAATTTACTAGCTCAATCCTGTGAACAGGTCTTTCTCTCGGCACAACCCAACCAATGGCAGGGAACCCCCCTTGCGGATTTGCCAACGCTGACAGATACCCTTCCCCAGATTGGCCCCATTGCAGGCATCCTAACGGCTTTGCGTGCCTATCCCCAAGTGAACTGGCTGGTCGTGGCCTGTGACTTACCCTATTTGACGCTGGAAACCTTGGCTCCCCTACTGCACCACTACCGCGAAGATGTGGTGGCCACCTGTTATCACCATCCTCAAGAGGGGTTTCCAGAGCCGCTGTGTGCCATTTATACCCCCCAAGCTCTACCAGTGTTTGAAGCTGCCTATGCCGAAGGAATCTACTGCCCTGTGAAAATTCTCCAGCGATCGCCCTGCCAGCGGATCACCCCCCCCCAGCCCACCATTACTGCCAACATCAACACCCCTGAAGATTATCTGGAAGCCCTACACCATGTCCGACGTGCCTAA
- the moaA gene encoding GTP 3',8-cyclase MoaA: MVVATTAPSQRLRDAQGRQIRKLRLSVTDRCNLRCTYCMPVDAAFMSPQTYLTPAEYATIVAELVELGIESVRLTGGEPLLRVEFAEIVAALAAVGVPELSLTTNGIRLVPFLPLLAHYGVRRLNISLDSLDPQTFAAISHGHYLDTVKAAVATAVQQGFQVKLNMVVMGGVNDHELVPMVEYAKGLGIEVRFLELMRIGYACHLGSDRFISAAAMIERLRQHYDLRPVPRPLDSTSFNFETACGGQIGFIASESQPFCGHCSRWRLSADGILRACLFKEAGVSLRGLSQRERYAAYEQMLGMKPSLRGAEVHHAMHQIGG, from the coding sequence ATGGTTGTGGCCACTACTGCCCCCAGCCAACGCCTGAGGGATGCTCAGGGGCGACAAATTCGCAAGTTACGCCTGTCGGTTACCGATCGCTGTAATTTGCGCTGTACCTACTGTATGCCAGTGGATGCTGCTTTTATGTCCCCCCAGACCTATCTAACCCCGGCAGAGTATGCCACGATTGTGGCTGAATTGGTGGAATTGGGGATTGAGTCTGTGCGCCTCACGGGGGGTGAACCGCTCCTGCGGGTTGAGTTTGCGGAGATTGTGGCCGCCTTGGCGGCAGTGGGTGTGCCAGAACTGAGCCTAACCACGAATGGGATTCGTCTTGTGCCCTTTTTGCCCCTCTTGGCACACTATGGGGTACGCCGTTTGAATATTAGTCTGGATAGCCTCGACCCCCAAACCTTTGCGGCGATTAGTCATGGCCACTATTTGGACACGGTGAAGGCGGCGGTGGCCACTGCGGTGCAACAAGGATTTCAAGTGAAGCTAAACATGGTGGTGATGGGGGGGGTGAATGACCATGAACTGGTGCCGATGGTGGAGTACGCCAAGGGGTTGGGAATTGAGGTGCGCTTTTTGGAACTGATGCGCATTGGCTATGCTTGTCATTTGGGGAGCGATCGCTTTATTAGTGCGGCGGCAATGATTGAGCGCTTACGTCAACACTATGATCTGCGCCCTGTGCCGCGTCCCTTGGATTCCACCTCCTTTAACTTTGAGACGGCCTGTGGTGGGCAGATTGGCTTTATTGCCTCAGAATCCCAACCCTTCTGTGGCCACTGCTCTCGCTGGCGATTATCTGCGGACGGTATCCTACGGGCGTGTCTATTTAAGGAGGCGGGAGTGTCGCTGCGGGGACTCAGTCAAAGGGAACGGTATGCCGCCTATGAGCAAATGTTGGGCATGAAACCCAGTCTGCGCGGAGCAGAAGTACACCATGCCATGCACCAGATTGGAGGCTAG
- a CDS encoding molybdopterin molybdotransferase MoeA, with protein sequence MISVETAVHLIQQHLPDWGTETVPLTEPRYSRLAEAISSDRPYPPIDRIMMDGIALRWAAYESGQRAFPILGVVPAGEVPPMLTDPQACFEVMTGAALPQGCDLVIPYEVLEIRDGMAYIRHPEPWSPYQFVHRCGSDAPAGQQVLAAGTPLHSPAWGILASVGQTEVRVQRRPRTQIVATGNELLPPDHVPQPHQLRLSNAYALMAALKRQGYAQVSIIHLPDDPVQLATHYRQASQEYDLLIYCGGVSKGKFDYLPQLWRDQGVEQYIHGVAQCPGKPLWFGVDHRQQTAVFGLPGNPVSSLVCLHRYVLDMPPLYARLATPFAFEQPLTYFLPVKLETTKTAELIAHPRPMHNSGDFLALADSDGFLELPASQAVFAAGECYRYFPWS encoded by the coding sequence ATGATTTCCGTTGAAACAGCCGTTCACCTGATTCAGCAACATTTGCCCGATTGGGGTACAGAGACCGTCCCTTTGACTGAGCCTCGGTACAGCCGACTGGCGGAAGCCATTAGCAGCGATCGCCCCTACCCGCCCATTGACCGCATCATGATGGACGGCATTGCACTGCGATGGGCAGCCTATGAATCTGGTCAGCGCGCCTTTCCAATTTTGGGAGTTGTCCCTGCTGGTGAGGTTCCCCCCATGTTGACGGATCCACAGGCCTGCTTTGAAGTGATGACTGGTGCCGCATTGCCCCAAGGCTGCGATCTGGTTATTCCCTATGAAGTCCTAGAGATTCGAGACGGCATGGCCTATATCCGCCACCCCGAACCCTGGTCGCCCTATCAATTTGTCCACCGCTGTGGCAGTGACGCGCCGGCGGGTCAACAGGTGCTTGCGGCAGGTACCCCGCTACACAGTCCGGCTTGGGGCATCCTCGCCTCTGTGGGACAGACCGAAGTTCGTGTGCAGCGCAGGCCACGCACGCAAATTGTTGCCACAGGTAATGAACTGCTTCCCCCAGACCACGTGCCGCAACCCCATCAACTGCGCCTCTCCAATGCCTACGCTCTAATGGCTGCCCTGAAGCGCCAAGGGTATGCCCAAGTCAGCATCATCCATTTGCCCGATGATCCGGTGCAACTGGCAACCCACTATCGCCAAGCAAGCCAAGAGTATGATCTGCTGATTTACTGCGGCGGCGTTTCTAAGGGCAAGTTTGACTATTTACCCCAACTGTGGCGTGATCAGGGGGTGGAGCAATATATTCACGGGGTTGCCCAGTGCCCCGGAAAACCCCTCTGGTTTGGGGTGGATCACCGTCAGCAAACGGCGGTCTTTGGCTTACCGGGGAACCCTGTCTCCAGTTTGGTGTGCCTACACCGCTATGTCTTGGACATGCCGCCCCTCTATGCCCGCTTAGCCACTCCCTTTGCTTTTGAGCAGCCCTTAACCTACTTTTTACCCGTTAAACTAGAAACCACGAAAACCGCTGAACTGATTGCCCACCCCCGTCCGATGCACAACTCTGGTGATTTTTTGGCCTTGGCTGATAGTGATGGATTTCTAGAACTGCCGGCCTCTCAAGCTGTCTTTGCCGCCGGGGAATGCTATCGCTATTTTCCGTGGAGTTAG